The sequence GGAATGTGgacaggggcaggagcagggataTCGGCAGGGAtgtgggcaggggcaggggtagagacagggacagggatatGGGCAGTGTTAGGGGCAGGGACAGCGACAGGGGCAGAAATGGGGACAGGAGCAGGTATTTGGgtagggatggggcagggatacaggcaggggcagggaaaaGGACAGGAGCAGGGATATGGGCAGGTATGCAgacaggggcagggacaggtggagggacaggggcagggatacgggcagggacaggggaaggggcagggatgtgggcagggagaggggaagggaccAGCAGCAGGGACAAGGGGGCAGAGCTGTGGACAGAGACAGGTGTCACAAGTGTTTCACACCTGGCCTGTGTGGCCCAAGAAGTGAGGCCAGGACGCCAAGGCGAGAACAAGAGTCATTCTTTATTTGTGCCCATGGGGTGTCCCAGCAAAATTGGGGCACCCCAAATGTGGTTTCACACGTGGCTCTCACACTCTTTGAGCATTGGGGTACAGCACAGTTCAACCAATCCCTACTTTACCCCCCCCCACCTGCTTTGCAAAGCTACTGCAATTCTATGGCGTCATCATCCTTCTTTCCTCATCCATGTGTCCTTGCAGTCGGCCTTGCTACAGGTACTTATCTGTGAGGCCAGATGATGGGCATGTCTTAGGGAGGTGTtggaggggctggggtgctggcCTTACATTGGGAGTCCAGGGCTAGCCTTCATCCTTTGTGGtggggctctcctcctcctcctcctcctcctcgcaaCAAGCTGGGGTCTTGTAGCCATGCCTACTGAACCATAGCTATGAAGTACACAACATAAACTACACAAGTATATATCTTAAGATAAGTTCATGCAATTTCGTACTATAAAGATGAATTGGTACTGTTGTAGAAGTCACTGCCTAGCTCAAACGGAGTCCAATACACAGTAGGAGTAGCAAGGCTTGCTAAAGCCTTAGGCCACAGGCTGTGAACTCTCACCTAGGTACGCTGACCATATGCTGAACTTTTGCTTAGCTACATGAAGGAAAGCGCCGAAACTGGTGCAAACCAGAAAGAGAAGATAGCCACAACCTTCAGCAGAAGCTGCATCCATTCAGATAAGAAAAGGAACGTGCCAcccagagacagagaaaggaacCCACGAGGAATGAGAAGAGCCCAGACCCAAATATTGCTCTTGGACCGAACAGCCACATGAGGGGAGGGGAACTTAAATTGTAAGGGTATAATTGCCCAGGGATTTCTTTGTTCAGGGCCCCTCTCTGGAGGCACCCGGCTCAAGCTGTGTTTTACCACTGTACCACTCAATAAATTCATCTGGTGTACATCGTGTTGGAGACTCTGCTTCAGGGAAACCTGGGGTTGAGCCTGAGGGGAGAGAAAGCACCCAAGAGTGGGCACGTGTGAGCAAGGAGTCGAAAAGGGGCACCCGTCAGCTCAACgcagcagcctgctgcaaaGAGACTCCAGTCCTAGCACCCTTAGCTGCTAGCACGCAACGCCTGGAATGGCGTGCGAATGCTCGGGCAGCGGCTTCTCCTTTGGCAGGTACACTAGTTGGGAATGAGGTTTTCCTAATGAGAGGCAGCCAGGGGCAGAAGGGACATGGGCAGTGACAGTGATGGGCCAGGGGTGGAAACAGCgacaggacaggggcaggggcagaggtacaggcaggggcagggataggagcaggagcaggggcaggggcaggggtacaggcaggggcagggataggagcaggagcaagggcaggggcagaggtacaggcaggggcagggataggagcaggggcaggagcaggggtacaggcaggggcaggggtacaggcaggggctggagcaggagcaggggcaagggcaGAGGtacaggcagaggcagggataggagcaggggcaggagcaggggcaggggcaggggcgggggcaggggcggggccTGGTCCGCAGACAGGGGCAGGGCGAGGCACAGGGCCAGGCCGCCATCGCCGCCatcgccgccggccgggccggccgccccgcgcgcTGCCTGCCGGGAGCTGCGAGCCGCGGCGCCGCGCGAGGCGCATGCGCaggtggcgggcggcgggcgctcCCAGGGGgccgcgcggcggggcggggggcggagccctgggcggggccaggggcggggccTCCCGCCCGGGGAGGGGCGCGGGGTCCGCGCGCGCCGGCCATGCCGCGCTCCCGCCGAGCCGCGCGCCGTGAGTGGGGGCTCGGGCGCGGTGCAGGGCGGGaaggcggcggagcggggcgggcggctgcgggcggcagggccggggggaccgcgacgggacgggacgggacggggcggggccgctgggctgggctgggccgggccgggtcgggccgagccgggccTCCCCTccgtgccctgccctgccctgcccccccggcagcggggcgcgggggtccGCACAGGCCCCATGGCCCGCACAGGCCCCATGGCCCGCACAGGCCTCGGGCCTCCGCCTCggcggcccccgcgccgcctcccccccgtgcggccggggccgggctgacGGGGGCCTGTCGCCACCCCCGCCGCAGGTGGCCCTGGCAGCGCCCGGGCGGGCTCTCCCGCCAGCGAGGAGGAGGCCGGCAGCGAGGTGCTGAGCCACTGCAGCAGCGCCAGCGagggggccagccccgccgAGGAGGGCGCAGGTgagccccgggggctgccccgctccaCCGCGTCCCCCTCCGCGTGTCCCCGCGGGTGGCGGGGCTCTTGCTGTGTGTCCCCACCCGTGGGCCCCCTGCCGCCTTCGCGCCCAGGCACCTGCGTGACGCGGGTGCCGCCCCGGCAGGGAGCGAGGCGGCGGGTGAGCagggccaggaggaggaggcagaggacaGGCTGAAGGAGCACATGGACAACCTCCTGGACAAGAGGTGAGGAGCGGCTGTCACCCCCCGCGGGCACGCCTGGCCCGCTGCCCGTCCCTGCCGGCGCTGCCAGCCGGGGACAGGGACGTGCCCCGTCCCGGGCCACCCCGCCCTGTCACCTCCCGCGGTCTTTCGCAGCGCCAAGACGCGGCAGGTGGCACTGCAGAGCCTGCGCCTGGCCTTCTCCTCCAAAACCCTCTCCGAGTTCCTGCTGGAGCGCCGCCTCACGCTCACCGACTCCCTCGAGAAATGTCTCAAGAGAGGTCTGGGTGCGGGCGGGCGCCAGGGCTGGGGGTTGCAGGGCTGGTGACGGATGTCTGAGGGAGGTCTCTCGTGCTGCCTGCAGGTAAAGGGGAGGAACAGGCGCTGGCGGGCACCGTCCTcaccctcctctgcctccagatGGGCTCCGGcctggagggggaagaggtgtTTCGCAGCCTGAAGCCCCTGCTCGTCAGCATCCTGACAGacagcacagccagccccagcgccCGGCGGAGCGTAAGGCCCGGCCCCTTTCCTCCTGGGTGTGGGGGCACCTCGGCGGTGGAGAGAGCCCAGGCGATGCCTTTGGGGGCCCCTGCATTTGTGGAGGGCAGCAGGATTGGGTGCTGTGGGGGAGCAGTGGGGTAAAGCAGGGGCACCCTGACCCTGCTTCCCCTTGGGCAGGTGCTGGGTCTGGCCTGGCACTGCCTCCTCTGACTGCCTTTTCCCCGTGTCTCTTGCCAGTGTGCAACGGCCCTGGGCATGTGTTGCtacattgctgctgctgacctGGAGGTAACTGCGCTGGGTGTCATCTGTATCCCTGCCAGAGGGCACCCCGGCGGCTGCCGTGCCACCCACCCTCAGTCCGTGGTGCCGGGGCAGCTtggagctgagctgggggggaAGCCTGCCTCGCAGAGATGGGGTGTCCTGGGTGGAGGAGTCCCTCCTGCCCTGAGGAGCTCCTGGTGCCCCTGGGCAGGGTGGGTCCCCTTCGGTCCCCAGTGCGTAGCTTCGCTTTGGCGTCTTCCTGGCAGCTGTGGCCTGACAGGTGGGTTTACCCCCTCCAGGACCTGGTCTCGTGCCTGTCCTGCTTGGAGGGCGTCTtcagcccccccagcacaggCGAGGGGGACTCGACACCCGCCCAGCACGGCCCTCTGCACTGCAGCGCGCTCCAGTCGTGGtccctgctcctcaccatcTGCCCCCCCTCCCACATCAAGAGCATCTTGGACAAGTGAGTAGGGTGTGAGGGGTGCGGGGGCTGGTGTGGGGCAGCCGGCTGTGGATGGGGGAGCCTCTGGGGTGGCACCCGGCCCCCCTGActgcccttctgccttcctGCCCCAGTCGCTGGCTGAAGCTTCCCCCGCTGCTGTCCAGCAGCAGCGTTGCGCTGCGTATCCTGGCTGGGGAAACCATTGCGCTGGTCTTTGAGCTGGCCCAGGACATGGAGGTATGATGGGGTGCTGTGGCGGCAGGAGGTAGCgggtgggcaggcagcagagcagccaggagctgctggcaccAGGACCCTGCCCGTGCCCCAGCTGAGttggcactggtggcactgggatgcaCCAGGCTGGCATCACCAGCAGGTGCCAAGGCAGAGGGCCTGGCCCTGGTgatcccccagccccatcctggtGATGGCTGTGGTGGGCAGTGCCTGGACCCACGTCCTCTCCAAACCCCCCTGTTTTTTTGGCAGGAGGACTTGTGCCACCAAGATACAGAGTTCCTGTGTGCCCAGCTAAAGGTCCTGGCTACGGAGAGCAACAAGTACCGAGCCAAGATGGACCGACGGAAGCAGCGCTCCATCTTCCGGGACATACTGCGCTTCATCGAGGTACTGGAGGCTGGCGGTGCCCTTTCAAGCCCGTGGCCATGCAGCTGCTGCCCAAATGCCTGGCAATTCCCCTCTCTCTGCTGAGAGCTGGGGGATGCTCAGGGCTGGTGCCCAGCTTATTGCTATGCCCCTCTCTCCGCTCAGAGCGGGGAGTACCAGGAGGAGACCATCCGATTTGGCCTGGAGTGCATGTACCTGGACAGCTGGGCACGCCAGCGGACCTACCAAGCCTTTAAAGAGGTGCTAGGCTCCGGCATCCGCCACCACCTCCAGGTAGGGGACGGGCGGCCATgccgggggctgctgggctggtgctggtgggtgcTGACAggcctctgcttctgcagaacaACGAGCTGCTACGGGAGATCTTCGGCCTCGGCCCCCCCTTGGTGCTGGATGCGGCTGCTCTGAAAGCCAGCAAAGTCTCCCGCTTCGAGAAGGTGGGTGCCCCTACCCAGATTTGTGCCCACAGTCCCCTCCTGCGCCACCCTGGGCTCCAGCCCAGCGCCTGACTGCTactgcagagccctgggcaCGGTGGGCACCAGTGGGGGGGTGAGCAGAGGGGTACTCCCTAACccatctctccttccctcccctcccagcatcTCTACAACTCAGCTGCCTTCAAAGCCCGCACGAAAGCCCGGAGCCGGGTGCGGGACAAGCGGGCGGACGTGCTGTGATGGGCAGaggggggcagagcccccggcCTACCTGGACTGCAGACCCAGCACTGTGAGGGGCAGGTGCCCCCGCCCTCGGGCTTTTATTCATGTACAGCAGAGTATTTAATGCCTGGAGCTGCCCCGCTGGGGGCTGCcccctcttttatttttttaaccaaaaaaaagaaggataaaaGAAGAGCGGGGGGGAGGTGGTGGCGTGCTGCTGTGTGCCTGCTCTGTGGCTGGGGCTCTGCGTGGCACAGCGGGAAGGGGTCTCACAGGGCTTCTGCAGCCCCTTTTGGAAGCAGGGCTcgtgtcccccctcccctgtCCCGCGGGGGCACCGGGGTGGCCTTGCGCAGCCTGaagggctgggtgggagggcagagctgtgcagggctgcggggcagcTGGCCCTGGTGTCCATGCCCGCAGCGGGAGCgttcccccagctcccccctgccgtgctgggcacagcccctgcctctGCAAGCCGGCCCGGCACCCAGGGGTGGTGGAGCGGCGCGGGGCAGcaggctctgcccagccctgccagctgcctgctctgagcTCTTTTCCAGCCAAACGCTTTATATGAGATAGTCTTCTTGCAGGAAGTTACTTATGGGGGGTGGCATAGTGGACAAGTCCCAGTGCTGCCTGTGCAGCCTTGGGGGCCACTGCCTGGGCAGGCATGGGGCTGCGCCAGCTGGGAGTGCCTGCTACCCTGGGAATGTATCTATGGTGGTGATTTTCTAAGACTTTGATTACAGGAGGTGATTAAAAGGCTAATTGGAGGGTGCCTTCTGCCTTCTTGTGAAGAGGAAGGGCTGttgctggggtgggtgctgctccttgcagccctctccctttctctcagCCTGGAGCAGGGGCCAGCATTGCCCCTGCCACCCCTTGCACCCTGTGGGGCGATGCTGCCAGGTCTGAGCGGGATGGGGGGGTagggctgcccgctgccccctcctgcccttcGATGCCCCTTCCCATGGTGGCCCGGTGCCCgtggcagggccaggagcagctcaGCGATGCCCGCCGGGCTCGGTGCTGACGTTGAGGCGAGCCCAGAGCTGCCCGCTGGCTGCCCGCAGCTGGTGCACGGCGTCCTCCTGGCTCTCCAGCCACTGGGCCAGCGCTCGCACCGACTGGCTCTGCAGGACTGCGGGGAGAGGACGGGGACACGCTGGGGATGGCTGGCCTCGCCCTCCCCCAGCGTGCCCCCCGTCCCCAGTGCCACATACCGCTcaggtagatggccagcgtggCCAGGACCAGGCTCGCCAGTGCCAGGAGCcccagcagggccaggagcagggggTGGCCAGGGccgaggcaggggcaggggctggcagcaggcatgGGGCGCAGGGTGGGCaggagcggcggggggccggggggcgcaGGGCGAGGTGGGGGCCGGTGCAGGCtgctggagggagctgggccATTGCCtgcgggcaggggagagaagaggtCAGAGCCCTGCCGCCGGCAGGGTCGGGGCTGGCAcaggctccccctgccccgctctcACCCTCGGCGCCCTTCTGCCCGCCTGAGGCCCAGTGCAGGTCGCTGATGGACTCCACGGGGCGCAGGCTGATGGCTCCAGGCTCGCTGCCGTCGGGGTCCCCAGGCTCTGCCGGCACGGCACCCTCAGCCCTTCCCATGCTGTCTGCCGGGAGCGGAGGCAGAGGGTGAGCATGGGCACTGCCCacagcctctgcctgcc is a genomic window of Pelecanus crispus isolate bPelCri1 chromosome 7, bPelCri1.pri, whole genome shotgun sequence containing:
- the LSMEM2 gene encoding leucine-rich single-pass membrane protein 2, with translation MPREAGEDSMGRAEGAVPAEPGDPDGSEPGAISLRPVESISDLHWASGGQKGAEGNGPAPSSSLHRPPPRPAPPGPPPLLPTLRPMPAASPCPCLGPGHPLLLALLGLLALASLVLATLAIYLSVLQSQSVRALAQWLESQEDAVHQLRAASGQLWARLNVSTEPGGHR
- the IFRD2 gene encoding interferon-related developmental regulator 2, which encodes MPRSRRAARRGPGSARAGSPASEEEAGSEVLSHCSSASEGASPAEEGAGSEAAGEQGQEEEAEDRLKEHMDNLLDKSAKTRQVALQSLRLAFSSKTLSEFLLERRLTLTDSLEKCLKRGKGEEQALAGTVLTLLCLQMGSGLEGEEVFRSLKPLLVSILTDSTASPSARRSCATALGMCCYIAAADLEDLVSCLSCLEGVFSPPSTGEGDSTPAQHGPLHCSALQSWSLLLTICPPSHIKSILDNRWLKLPPLLSSSSVALRILAGETIALVFELAQDMEEDLCHQDTEFLCAQLKVLATESNKYRAKMDRRKQRSIFRDILRFIESGEYQEETIRFGLECMYLDSWARQRTYQAFKEVLGSGIRHHLQNNELLREIFGLGPPLVLDAAALKASKVSRFEKHLYNSAAFKARTKARSRVRDKRADVL